A region of the Cannabis sativa cultivar Pink pepper isolate KNU-18-1 chromosome 3, ASM2916894v1, whole genome shotgun sequence genome:
ATTATTGACAAAATTAaccaataatttatataaaaatttaagagtaatATCTGCAAAACAAGTCAACTACCCAATaaaaattaaccctaaaattacagtaaaattgaaatgaAAATAGAAGCTCTGAGTTCATGTTGTTCCTCTATTCAAGGAGGCTCGATGGTAAAGCAAATTGAAGTATAAAACAATTGATTCGCCTATTGTCATATCAAAACTGGAGAAGTGCAAGCAAGCAAGCAAGTACTTGCAGCCGAAACTTATAACTAAATTGCGAGGCGTCCACACATGCTCATTTCGAGAGCAAAACAGAAACAACTTCATCAGGGTCTTTTCTCCTCAATTGTCAAACGTATTTGATCGGAACACGATGGATAAGATCCCACACGATCAGGCTCATAATATCACTATCTTGTTGAATAAGCAAAGCAACTGCAGAACCACTCCCACCCCAAAACAAGTCACCAAACAAGGAGATGGCCCTTAAATATTCTTAGAGGAAAAATGATAagtgaataattaattatacacaCCCGTCCCAAGAGTATCTTCTAGTCATCCAAGTAATAGTAGGACCCGGCATGCTTCTGCTCTCTATCCTTAGTTGAGTCCAGCTTGTTGATTCTTGGGCGGAAATTGGTTGGGTCGCGTCTAAATGTGATATCCAGATGCTACAAGAATCAAACATATAACTTTAGCAATAAGTTCGATCCTTCCCAAAAAGAGAGGAATCAAAGAAATAAAGTTGGAAAAGAAATCTTACAGATAAGAATAGATTCATCCCAGTCAACAATGATTGGGGAGCATTAGCAGTACAGTCAATCGAAGGATTCCCCTCGTACACAATGACTCTATCTGCCAGATAAGTTGCCATAATGAAATCATGCTCAACCACAAAAGCAGTTTTCTTCGCATGGAGGATAAACCTCTTTATGACCTTTGAAGCAACAATACGCTGCTCAGAATCAAGATAAGCACTGGGTTCATCGATTAGATAAATGTCAGCTGGCTGCATCAATCCAAGAAAAACTTGCATTAGATAATGTCAAAAGCATTATAAACCCTTCGAAACGATTCATGACTATTTTCCCATTAGTGTGCTAATGAGCACAAAAATAAACTTACTATACTTCAAGATGAAAAAGCATAAATGAAGAATGACACATATTAAAGCAACAAATGAAGGCTTCCAAGATCATTAACATGCCGAGGTTATGTTTCTACTCTCGCAGGTTTTAGATGTATACTTTATAGATGATTCCAAATGTGACAacatgctcttaatgggtttaAAATTCAAACTCTGAAAATTCTAAGGCATTAGTTTATCAAACAGAACACAAACTAATTCCTCAGGCTAGCCACACCATAATTAACTACAAGATACATTTTCTTCAAAGAATTGATGGATTTGGTTAGGGCTGCAGTCCTAAAATTGACCCTAAGCTACTTCACTGTACTTGTGAGATGAAATAGAGTgtgcaaaaattataaattataatacacCTAGCATCATGGTAATATAATGGAATTTCAACAATTACCTTTCCAAGGCATAGACAAAGTGCAACTCTCTGAAGCTCTCCTCCAGAAAGATTTACAACTTCTTGATCCATCAATTGTTCTATAAGAAGAGGTTTCATCACATCTGACATAAATTGGGGATGAGTGTACGAATCGCGTATCTTTTGATGTAGCAGGTGCCTGACAGTAGACTGAAACTTCGGACTGATTTTCTGGGGCTTGTAAGAAACATTAAACTCAGGTATCTCCACATCAGTATCTCCAATAACATCAGGCTTCAACAAACCAGCCTGCAGATTGAAACAGTGTATCACAATTTGAAATAATGAAAcagaaaatatttatttgaaagcTTAAAAACATCTCCAATGAACACAAGCAAGcaataagaaaaagaaagaataccAGCATACGAATAAATGTTGTCTTTCCTGTACCATTCTCTCCCAACATCACAACAATCTGAGAATCAGTAAATTCACCCTCCATTACATGAAGTCTGAAATTGCCCTGAGTTTTAGTCATGGTTGGGTATTTGTATCGTGCATATGTTTCAATTTCTTCAGCACTCTCCTGTGGAGTCTCAGCAACCTAGAAAAGGAAACGAAGTTTTCAATTTAAACTGATTCAGAAAAGTACACATCCACACAAGACACGGCTTATAAATCTATACCTTGAATGTAAGAGACTCATCTCGGAAACGAAGATTTTCTGTAGGCACAAATCCAGCCAAGAAAATGTTGATTCCTTCTCTGACTGAGAAGGGAAGAGTAACAACTCCATATGCACCCGGTTTCCCGTATAAACAGCAAATGAAGTCTGACAAGTAATCTAAGACGCTCAGGTCGTGCTCCACAACAATTACATAgctggaaaaagaaaaaaaaagagtttaaaGCATTGAAAAATACTTGGACTTCGAGAAATATTTTACAGCAAGAAAGAAATAAAACCTGTCGGCCCTGAGCAAGGATCGGATAACTTGAGCTGCTTTGAGTCTTTGTTTCACATCAAGATAACTGGAAGGTTCGTCGAACATATATATCTCGGCCCTTTGTATGGCAACAACAGCAATAGCAAATCTCTGAAGCTCTCCACCAGATAGATCTCCAACATTACGGTCTATAACCTGGTTTAGATCAAGATCTTTGCAGAGTTCGGCCTTCCTGTCTCTCTCATCTTTTTGATCAAGCACTTGACCTACGTTTCCTTGAACAGCTTTGGGAATGTGATCAACATACTGAGGCTTTATAATAGCCTACAAAGGTTGAAAGCAAACATGCACAGAAATCATGCTTTTAGAACCAAGAATTTGAAGTTAGCTAACATGACACCTTCAGGTTTTGGAGAAAAGAAAACCGAGATGATAATTCACTACTCGAGCATAAACAAACTACACATAAAGTTCAAAATACCTTCAAATTATCTTCCAGTATACGAGTAAAATAATTTTGCAGCTCAGAACCTCGAAAGTAGGTCAAGATTTCCTGCCAATCCGGAGGATTCTGGAACGAAGAACAAAATCCAACATACAGTTAGAAAGGAAAAAGCATATGCAAAACTAAGAGTTCATATAGTGATAGAAAATATTACAGTGAAACGCCCCAAATTCGGTTTGAGTTTTCCAGCCAAAACTTTAAGAGCAGTAGACTTGCCAATGCCATTAGTTCCAACCAAACCTAGAACTTGACCTGGCCTTGGAACTGGTAACCTGTAAATTAAACACAATGAGTATCATCAAGAATCTTAATGCACAGAaattaatgaagaaaaaaatgaaattgaTTTGCTAAAAGAAAAAACCTGTGGAGTTTAAATGTATTGGGGCCATAACGATGGGTTGTATCTTTGTCCAAATCCTTGGGCAAGTTAATAATCTGAATTGCTTCAAATGGGCATTTCTGAATTGAAACAAATAGCATATTATCACATCTCAAATCTTTAGAGAATAAAAAAAACGATAAGATAGAAAGAACAGTAAGTAAAATAGTATATACACAGACCTTAACACAGATACCACAACCAATGCAAAGCTCTTCAGATATGAAAGCAATTTTGGATGCGGTTGTAACCTCAATACACAATTTGCCtgcatacatatatttattgattattgatTACTGATTTTGGGCCATATTATCAAAATCATCATCGAACACACAAAGACACAATTCAattgaaataaattaaattaccaGTCTTGACGACGGGACAACTTTTCTTGCATTCCTGACGACACTTTTTGGGTTTGCATCTGTCCGAGCTTACTATAGCTATACGCGTCAACCGATCCGACATGGCTCTCTAATcacataaacaaaaattatatatatatatatatatataaaccagAATACAGATGAAGATGATGAGATTGGATTTGAGAAATGGTACCTGAATTAAATGGAGTGAGAGAGCGTGGGATCTGAGACGGTGGCAGTAGTAAGCAAGAGACGAAGCGTATGGGATTACAGAGAGAAACCACAGCAGAATCGAAAAAGGAGTAATTCAATCCAATCTAGggtttctcttctcttctcttctcttctcttctctggTATTTTCTGGTTGGCACAGGGCCCAATGTCAAGATCACTTTTGGGCCTTTCTCTTATATATGGCCCAGCccaattactaaaatactatataattaaaattaaaatatgttttatgtTGTGGGTTGTCTTAATTATGCTTCAAAATGTGATATCCTTGTTAATCAAGCTTGGATAATTACAAACTAATGTTTTCTTTTAGAGGAATCaaccatttattttttgtttaatttaagTTTGAAGTGAATGTAGAGTTTCTTAACTTCTTTACTAAAGTTTAGTCGGTGTTATTGGGATAAATCACCACTCCCTCGTGAGAAGGATTTCACTATAGAGAACTCACAGTGGCAAAATGGGTCTCGCAATATTAGGTAAAATAGGGATTTTCTAGTATCAAAAAAGACCCCACAATATTTATTAAAACTGCGGTATCAATCAAAAAAATATGTGAACACACTAATCAACAGAAGTAACAGTCAAAGTATTCAAGTGTTATTAAAGCAAACTTTACATGTAGTATGATCTTTGTAATTAGTtcaaattagtatgtttattattattatttgtaactGTCTCATTATGATCATAGTTTTGTAACATTCGCCTACTACTTATAAGTAGGTGCTCCAGCACCATTCATTCAAGGAGGGCTGAGTTGATTTGGGTAATAAAATACAAAGTAAGAGATCTCTTTTAACAATAGACTAGCCAATGCGAGTCCTACTAAACCATTATATTTTTTGtcctttttatattattttcatacttgcatatatattttatattatattatttgagtACACCCTATTTTAAGAGAGTACTCgtatattttgatgttatttaaacTCTTCCAATGATAATCGGAATGagagtaaaaaaaattagaattttaatttaatggatgataaaatatattgatgaATTATTTTAACATGTTTATGTTATGGATTGAAAATTAAGATTTGTAGTTTTTGTACTGAACAAAATAACATCTTCATTATTAACCTAAATTGATTGATAttacttttatgttatttaatgttattatctgtttagttttcatactttttatagttttaattttagCTGTAAAATTTGTCAAACTAACAATgtgaaatattaaaatttacaaaatagtcTTATTTAATTTACTTTATGCACAATATAAATCTATGGTTGGACAGTGTAATTTACTATCGTTTTTGCGATGAAATCACTTCTTAGTGCTTCTTTGGGGATTAATAGTGCAATCTCGATACGCAATCTCAATATAAATTTATGGTTAGACAATGTAATTTACAGTCATTTTTGCGATGAAATCACTTCTTAGTGCTTCTTTGGATATGCATAAATTTGTGTTCTAACTTTCTCAAGCTTGATATTGCAATTGGCATTTGACTTTAAGTCCTTTGAATAGTAATAAACAAACTTCACACAATGACTCATAATTCCAAGTAATCTCTAGGAGTACTTGGTAATAACTCTTAGATGAAGcacttttttatttctttcgaACAAATTTGAACATGGGGGGTTTCTTTCTACGAGAATTTTTTCATATCCTCAATTATCATTTTCTTAAATCAAATTTATCTTCAATATATAAATTTGATAGCTCAGCTTgagttataatttaattataaataaagatGAGAGAagatttagtatatatatatattattcattaaTACTTTCTCAACATCTTCTCTCAATAAATATTGGCTTGActcaaatttaagaaaaatatagcaCGAGTCAAGTAGAATCACATGATTTTGGAACAATTTCAAGTAGTGTTcattcataaataaaaaaattgaaacaaaaCAAGAAGTTGTGATCCTAAAATTAACAAGTCAGCAAGTAAAATAGTATGGTGTTGTGTTGTAATATGCAAACTGTCTCTCAACAACCAACCAAACTTGAAATAAACAGCACAGATAGAAGAAGACTAAATACATATCAAGCACTGCCAATGTGAATGTTATGTATTAGATTATTTCAGGGAAATCAGAATCAAAACATCAAAATATTCACTATATATTATCATATTTTCAGGCCTAGGCCTCAGGCACATCAGAATGGTTTACTTCCACTTCTTGAACTTTCCACCACCGAACATGCCGCCGTGCTTGCCATGCTTCCCGAATTTGCCATGTTTACCGTGCTTGAACTTTCCACCATGGTGCTTAAACTTGCCACCATGATGACCACCATGCATCATATGAGCACCCCCATATGGTTGTGGGAAGTGGCCGCCGTGTGAACCGTGGGAGCCGTGAGTAAGATGGTGAGCACCATAAGCGGCTGCTGCTGCGGCCGCACCACCAGCTAACATGGACCCCATGCCTCCATGCCCTGAACACAAAATGTAATTAGACCAACATGTAATAATATGATGATGCACATTAAATAGTGAGGGTGAATTGGTACATGGCCTAACCTCCAGAATGGTGACCACCAGATGAGCCTGGATAAGCAGCGGGTGGGTAACCACCGGGGGCGGGTGGGTAGCCGGCGGGAGGGTAGCCTGCTGGAGGGTAACCCTGGGGAGGGTAACCATGCTGAGGAGGGTATGCACCAGGGGCTGGAGGGTAACCCTGGGGAGGATATCCATGTCCTCCATGGCCATGGTGTCCACCTGCTACTTGCTGTCCCACCATGTGTCCAAGTTGACCAAGGAGCCCTTTGTCATGCTCCTCATGTTTATCTTTACCACCACccatttttcttctttctttctttcttaacaAACTAAAGCTAATACTGTAAATGCAGATCAATGTTCATACATTAGTTGATGCAATTGATTCTCAATTCCAAACCCCTAAACTAGATCCAAAGAATATAAACGAAAAACTAGATCTTGTTGAATGAAAACTTAATATAAACAAATTCAATATTATTAGAAGAGATTATACATAGGAAAAGGTAAAGGAAAAGGCAAAGGCAACAGATCGATCAGGTACCGttgtaaaataaacaaaatcagAAGATGATCATCAACCTAAGCAAAATTCAGAAAACtaataaaacaaaagaaaaagggggCAAAGATTTTACCTTTAGAGGACGATGTAATTGGATATGGAAAAAGTCTTTGAGAGTCGAACCAGATAATATCTAATGAAGgaatagaaagagagagagaagtatTTATATACAGAAAAGACAAAGAGAGATATTCATATTCCTTAGACGCGTTACTCATAACGCGTAAACGACGCGTTATATAAACGCATCATCATCTAATCTAATCTaatctaatatatataaatatctattcCCACTTTATATCAAAAAAGAAATATCTACTTTctcattaatttatataatatcaTTTGTTTTTATTGGCACAATTACTATATAATCCTTTTTGTTTCTTCTAGTAAGTCATTTCCTATATATAAGTTATAACCATAAATATGAGACTATTTCCTAATATGAATTATCATTTTATAACATGTGATTCTCCACTTTGTCCGGCAGCAACCTTAAGAATCTTCTAATTAATTACTACTTATTATTAGACCTCCAAACTTGACGATGGCTTTCATTTTCTTATTAccaagatgaagggaaaagaagaAAACTCTACCAgccttcattattattattaatagtcaTAATTATAAAAGGACtaacaagaaaaataaataatacattatCCTACATAATACAAATAAAGGCATCAGCACACCGGTAGTAGTACATACTAATAGACCTCTTTATACATTCACTTAGATACACCAAAATGCAATGCTTCTTTCTTAGTTCTCTCTATCTGCATTGTTTTAACATACCATACCATAACATCACTCTTTTTTCTTCTAAACCACTTAGCAAAACCTCAGTGCAGCTTCTAGTTCTTTCTCATCTGCACAGTGATATCCCAGCGAGTAAGCCCGCGCTGCAATTTCAATAAACACGGTCTTTATAAGACGAAGAAGTAATAGAATAAAGCATAGTAACTTGTTGGATTTTAAAGAGATTATTACCAAATCGGCCGGACCCCATAAAAGGTTCTGCCTCATCATTGACACCGCCTTGTTGCTGTTCCTGTAGGTTTGTTGATGAAAGAGTAAGCAGAGAGGCATAAGCAACCATTAATAACCAAAACAAACACAACGACCCTAGCAGCTAGCTAATTATATGACAAAGTAATCAATCGAATGCACAAAGTAgctcaattttaaattttgatattacATTCTCATTACTAGTTTTTCAAGGGGAGGACAATATAATGAATGGGGTATCAAATTTAAACAACTGTAAGCAAGAGAGATTCACTCACAATGTCTGGTTCCATCTCAGCTGGTGACAATAACCTATCAAAACAGTGCCCGGATATAGTACAAACCCATAGCTCATTGCTAGGATCCATAACAGCTTCTCTACACGTATCATCGCATACTGGAAAGGAAATGCAGTACAATTATAAACAATAGGAAAAACAAACACCAGAGATAACACAAAAACATGTATACAACTTTATAATGCCGCTCTACCATGAATATGTCCAGTCTTCTCGCAAAGAAAGACATCTCCAATTTGATGGAAAGAACAAGTTTCACCAGAACAAGCATGGTCCGCGGTCACAGCATCAGTCAAACCTTTACTGTTTTTCCATATAGAAACTTGATCAGCTACTGTCCTGTCAAGGATTAGGCGGTCATCGATCACCTACACAGGCATAAAATAGACAAGGTTAGGCTGTGGAGTTCTAATTGAATAATATAGAAGCACAAGGCAAAGTGAAGCAACCTGTGAAAGCAGAGGTGCTTGGCTTCTCTTGGCTGCTTGCATTTGAATGTAATACTCTTTAAACTCAACCGGGCAATTCCTAACTAGTTCTGTCATGTCTTCTTCATCGCGCTGCAAATGAAGAGAATTATTAGACAAACTCTTAGTATTTGAACTTGGTTGAGAATTGTACTGAAACTATAACTATTCCTACGCTAGTGATTAAGAGTAAGAGAGTGTTCTAATTTAAAGAATTATTTACTCAGTTGATTTAGTGATTAACAACAATAACATGATCTAATTGAAATCACATATATTGATTACAAACAAAAGAACCTGAATATAAAGCTTTTTCCAAGGACATTCACGTAGTTTCTTGGAAGGGGCCATAAGACCCCAGCGCAATGAATACCTACAGAGGAAACAAAATCAAATACACAAATAATGAAATGAAATAGAGAAGAAATCATCGGAAGAAGAAACTGACAAGCGACGCCATAAGTACTCATCGGAAGCTGCAATAGTAAGAAATCTACAGACAAGTGCGCAGGCAAAAAGATCCTCAGAAGAAAGGAATTTGAGGATGTGAGGGAAAAGTTCCGGAGGGATTTTACTCAAAATTCCAGATTCAATCCGAGCCGCAGGATGAGCCCTAGGCCGAGGCCGAGGccgaggctgaggctgaggAGGCGGAGATTCCTCACGCCTTCTCTTGGGGCTGGGCTCATCTTCCTGCAAGAAAACCCCAACCCTAATCACAatcaaaactaaaaacaaaaacaatttgGATCGATATGTATATAATAAAGTAATTATACCTGATCGGAAACCTGTGAGAGGACCTCCGATTCGAGGAAGTAGGCCAAATTCTCTTCGTCCTCGTCCAACACCGCCATCGTCGTCGTCGTCGTTATCGTTCCTTGGCTTTCTCAATCCCATACGCCAAAAGCCTATCTCCCTCTCTCTCACTCCCTCCCGCTCTGTCCCATTTTTCGCGGGTCGGGTTTTTGGGCTTAAAACTAATGGGCCTCATCCCTAGCCCAAACTAAATATATTTCAACTagctatttttaatttttaatttatgtttttgaCAACGAAAAAGAAAGAGTAAGATATATGGGAATTTCCACTCTATTCATATTAGTTAGTTTATAGTATTTGGATAGGACACAAtatgaaaatttaataataatgataaatatttattaattatatataaattaaaacaataaaacttaaatttacttttttttaagaaaataatctcAGGGACTCCATCAAAGAGAAGTCAGAGAGATTGAGAGGTAGAAgatatcattaataattaaccTTAGTTAGGATAATAATGTTGTTGATGTACTAGCAACAGttattaaaacaaatttaaCAAGAGAATTAACTGCTACATTTACAAAGACAAAAGGTAAAACTTGCAACTAATTAACAACTATACATTTCGTATATGGGAATCATCACTTCACTTCTTTGATAATAAAAACTATTATTTGATACTTTTACTCAATTGTATCACCAAAAATTGCTACTACATTGAAGAGCCTTGTTCATAGCTCAATCTTGATTACAATGGTGTAAGAAGTCCGAATTTCAGAGTTTAAACTTGTGAAATGAATACAAGATATGACTCTAAAATATCTCTAACTAACTGTTACTTACTCTAACAAATGGAAATGGTATATAGTTTTGTTGATTGTTTTCTAAGCTAATAATGTAAAGTATAATATTATGTTGTGTAACTCAGCCCCAAGTACTGTCCTGTTGACTGAGAACCCCTTAGACAATAATCAGTTATATATTCAGCTCCTAGTCTAAGTCGAGTGAGAatctaagtaaaaaaaattgagagataAGGAGGGTTGTACAGAGTATATGTAAGGAATTTGTACTTGAAATCTCTTAGCTTCAGCATTATAATTATTCTTCTTCATCTGGTTTGTGCTTTAATTATTCAATTctgttacatttattttttactttcatATTAGTTctttaattattcttttatgTTGGATCTTGAATGTTCTGATTTTATCTGGTTCGATTCGAGTGATAATATAATCACAACATATTATAACTTGTTGGTTTTAGTTTAGTTCAGTCTTTTGATATGCTTGTGTGAACTTCTTAAGTTGCATATAATTGATTGTGTAGGAAATAATGCAATAAATTCAGAATATATACAattataatgatgatgatgatgaattgATGATATATATGATGTGATATTGGATTTTAGTGATATAGATGTCTCTGAGTCCTACCAGTACCGTACCACTCTGCTACCACaccatcatctctctctctcctttatATAATATTGGAACCACATCAGATCACTAAGATCATAGACACACtactatataatatatgtatatatatacacacacataatATCACCCTTTTTTTTGGTACTACTAGTAGTAGTACTACTACTACAAACTTTAAaagtaaacataataaaaatgtGGGCATCAGGTGCTGTgtg
Encoded here:
- the LOC133036313 gene encoding F-box protein SKIP31 isoform X2, producing MAVLDEDEENLAYFLESEVLSQVSDQEDEPSPKRRREESPPPQPQPRPRPRPRAHPAARIESGILSKIPPELFPHILKFLSSEDLFACALVCRFLTIAASDEYLWRRLYSLRWGLMAPSKKLRECPWKKLYIQRDEEDMTELVRNCPVEFKEYYIQMQAAKRSQAPLLSQVIDDRLILDRTVADQVSIWKNSKGLTDAVTADHACSGETCSFHQIGDVFLCEKTGHIHVCDDTCREAVMDPSNELWVCTISGHCFDRLLSPAEMEPDIEQQQGGVNDEAEPFMGSGRFARAYSLGYHCADEKELEAALRFC
- the LOC115709152 gene encoding ABC transporter E family member 2 — translated: MSDRLTRIAIVSSDRCKPKKCRQECKKSCPVVKTGKLCIEVTTASKIAFISEELCIGCGICVKKCPFEAIQIINLPKDLDKDTTHRYGPNTFKLHRLPVPRPGQVLGLVGTNGIGKSTALKVLAGKLKPNLGRFTNPPDWQEILTYFRGSELQNYFTRILEDNLKAIIKPQYVDHIPKAVQGNVGQVLDQKDERDRKAELCKDLDLNQVIDRNVGDLSGGELQRFAIAVVAIQRAEIYMFDEPSSYLDVKQRLKAAQVIRSLLRADSYVIVVEHDLSVLDYLSDFICCLYGKPGAYGVVTLPFSVREGINIFLAGFVPTENLRFRDESLTFKVAETPQESAEEIETYARYKYPTMTKTQGNFRLHVMEGEFTDSQIVVMLGENGTGKTTFIRMLAGLLKPDVIGDTDVEIPEFNVSYKPQKISPKFQSTVRHLLHQKIRDSYTHPQFMSDVMKPLLIEQLMDQEVVNLSGGELQRVALCLCLGKPADIYLIDEPSAYLDSEQRIVASKVIKRFILHAKKTAFVVEHDFIMATYLADRVIVYEGNPSIDCTANAPQSLLTGMNLFLSHLDITFRRDPTNFRPRINKLDSTKDREQKHAGSYYYLDD
- the LOC133036314 gene encoding glycine-rich protein A3-like, whose amino-acid sequence is MGGGKDKHEEHDKGLLGQLGHMVGQQVAGGHHGHGGHGYPPQGYPPAPGAYPPQHGYPPQGYPPAGYPPAGYPPAPGGYPPAAYPGSSGGHHSGGHGGMGSMLAGGAAAAAAAYGAHHLTHGSHGSHGGHFPQPYGGAHMMHGGHHGGKFKHHGGKFKHGKHGKFGKHGKHGGMFGGGKFKKWK
- the LOC133036313 gene encoding F-box protein SKIP31 isoform X1; protein product: MAVLDEDEENLAYFLESEVLSQVSDQEDEPSPKRRREESPPPQPQPRPRPRPRAHPAARIESGILSKIPPELFPHILKFLSSEDLFACALVCRFLTIAASDEYLWRRLYSLRWGLMAPSKKLRECPWKKLYIQRDEEDMTELVRNCPVEFKEYYIQMQAAKRSQAPLLSQVIDDRLILDRTVADQVSIWKNSKGLTDAVTADHACSGETCSFHQIGDVFLCEKTGHIHVCDDTCREAVMDPSNELWVCTISGHCFDRLLSPAEMEPDIEQQQGGVNDEAEPFMGSGRFGNNLFKIQQVTMLYSITSSSYKDRVY